Sequence from the Cetobacterium ceti genome:
TAAACTAAAAAAAATTGAAACTCCTACCAAAGAGATTTCTAATTCTAGTTTTGATAAAGTTAAAAAACATTTAAAAAAACAAAATGATACTTTAAACATTTTAGAAAAAGAAAAAAAAGAAAATGAAATCCTAGATAACTATTTTAACTCTCTTCCAATATCAAAACAGGAAGAAATATTAATAAATGCTTTTAATTTAGCTAAGAAAACAATGGGACAAGCTCCAGAAAGAATTATAGATATTACCTCTAAAAAAGTTCATAAATATATTATTCTTAGAAATTTAAATCATATGGAGGCAAACTAAATGGGAAAAGTTATCACAATTAAAAACAATAAAGGCGGAGTTGGAAAGTCATGGATAACATTACAACTAGCTCATTTGGCTACAATATGTGATGAAAATCAAAATGATATTCTTATTATTACATCCGATTCTCAAAATAACATTTTATCTTATGCAGGTATTGAAGAAGATTTTAATAGTGGATTAGATTCATGGATAAAAAAAGGTGATGGAGAACTTATAAGATTAAGGCAAAATCTTTATTATATTCCATTAACAAATTATAAAATATCTAATTCTATTGGTTTAAAAGAACTTATTAAAACATTAAAAAATAAATATAAATATATTTTTATAGATGCTACACCAACTCTTAACTTAGATAAAAATTTTATTGAAATGAGTGATTCAATTCTTATTCCAACATTTTTAGATCAAGTTACAACTAAATCTATTTCAAATTTTATAGCTGAAACAGAGTTAGAAAAATTAAGAGTTATTATGCCAAATAGATTTACTAGAACTAAAAAAGAGAAAGACTATTACAAAAGCTTAGAGGATATATTTAAATCTTCTAATATAACTTTAACCTTACCAATATCTCAAAGTGGAGAAATCGGTAAATTAATTGATCGTGGAAAAACAATCTGGGAATCTAATAATAAAAAACTTAAATCGATTATGATTCCATTTATTGATGCTTGGGAGGCTTTACAATGATAAAGAAAACCGCTATTGAAAAATTAAAATCACAAATAGTAAGTTCTTATGAAAGTACATTTGATTTCGGAAGTTACGAAATAGAAGAAAGTGTAAAAAAAATTGTTGTTGAAAAAGAAGCTATTATGTCTAATGCTTTTAAATCTCTTTCAAAATCTCAATATGAAATTTGTAAAGCATTATATGAAGTTTCTTTACATCTTAAAGCAGAGGGTTCTTTTATGGCTTGGTATACTCATATTGGTTTAAGTAAAGATAAAGTTTCAGAACTACTAAAAAGATATGAAGTTTTTATACAATTACCAGGAAAAGAATTATATGTATCTACACTATCAAATCAAGCTATTAAACTTTTAACTAGAAAGGATTTTGAAATAGATTATCTTTTAGAAGTTGGTGATCTTCAGTTAAAAAAAGTTGAAGATATTAGAGCCTTTATAAATTCTAAAATTACTAAAGAAGAAAAGGTTTCTGAAGAATCTAATTTAGATAAAATTATAGAATTTAATTTTAATGAATTTAAAACTTATGAAAATAAAATTAAAGTTACTAAAAATATAGCCGAAGTTAAAAACTATAAAAAAGAAATATCTAAACTCAAAGCTAAACTTTTAGAACTAGAAGAACTTTGTAATGAAAAAATTGAACTTTCTATTAACGAACATAATTTAAAACTTTATTAACTGGGAGGGACTACCAATGAAAAAAGAATATATTACTTTAGAAAATAAGAAGATGAATATAAAAAGAGAAATCACAGATAATAAACTTGAAATATCTTCTTTAGAAAAAAAAGTTCGTTCTTTAAAATCTAAAAACTCTAAATTAGAAACTAAAATTGCTGAAATAAATGGTGAACAAGTAAAATTAATATCTCGTGGAAGAACACCAAAAATTTATTTAAATAAAACAAAAGGAATGATTTAAAAAATAAATCTTAACCTATTTTTATAAAATACAAATTTTTAATTTTATATATAATAAATGGAGGGAAGTATATGAAAGAAATTTTAACTGTTAAAGAAGTAATGGAATATTTTGAAATAGGAGAATCTACTGCATACAAATTAATCAAATCAATTAATGATGAATTACAAAAAGAAGGCTTCTTAATTCTAAGAGGAAGAGTTAATCGTAAACGTCTATTTGAAAGAATGGGACTAGACAATTAGATACATGAGGCTTGTTTTCAAGCCTCATTTTTTTCAGGAGGAAATATGGCAGTAATAAAAGATAGTAATGGAACTTGGTCTGCTAGGTTCTATATTAATACAAATAAAGGAAAAATACGAAAAAGAAAAAGAGGTTTTCCCACTAAAAAATCAGCCCTTGAATGGGAAAGAGAATTTCTATTAAAAGATGCATATAGTTTAAGGATGTCTTTTAAAAGCTTATATGAGCTTTATAAAGATGATATGCAAATAAGATTAAGAGAACATACCAATAAAACAAAAGAATATATTATTGAAAATAAAATTTTACCATTTTTTGGAAAAATGCAAGTCGAGGAAATAACTCCTATTATAGTTAGAAAATGGCAAGCCCATATTATTAAATCTAAAAATCCTAAAAATAATTCACCATATAGTCAAACTTATATAAAATCTATCCATAATCAACTTACAGCTATTTTTAATTATGCGGTTAAATTTCATGATCTGAAAGAAAATCCTTGTCATAAAGCTGGAACTATTGGAAAGAAAAATGCAGGAGAAATGGATATTTGGACTATTGATGAATTTAATACTTTTATTAAACTCATTGAACATAAACCTTTAAATTATACTGGATTTAACATTTTATTCTGGACTGGTATTAGAATAGGAGAATTATTAGCTTTAACTATCAAAGATTTTGACCCGAATAAAAAAATTATTAAAATTAATAAATCGTATCAAAGATTAAATGGTAGGGATGTCATTACAGAACCTAAAACACCTAAAAGTAATAGAGTAATTGATATCCCAGATAATTTAGTAGAATTAATAGAAGAGTATAAACAACATATTTATGAAGCTGACCCCAATACTAGATTATTTAATTGTACTAAATTTCTTTTTGAAAATGATATGAAAATTTATTCAGAAAAAGCCAATTTAAAAAAAATAAGAATTCACGATCTTAGACATTCTCATGCTAGCTTTTTAATTAACAATAATGTAAATGTTTTAGCCATTGCAAATAGATTAGGTCATGAAAAAATTGAAACTACTTTAAACATTTACTCTCATTTATACAGAGAATCTAACAATTTTATGATTGATATTTTAAACAAAGCATGAATTTTCAGAAAAGCTCAACTTTCATGCTTTTAAAATCTATAAAGACAAACAAATTAACAATAAAAACTACCTTTTAAAACTTATCAAAAAAAATATCTAATTTATTCTTAAAAGCTAGAATTACCGCTACTTTCAGCTTAAAATAAGTGGGTCCAAAGTGGGTCCAAACTAACATTTTTTTGTAGATTATAGAAAAAATATTACTTTTTTAGAAAAATAACCCTTGAAATTATTGAGATTTAAGAGCATAACATACAATTTCATGTCGAGTGGGAGTAGTCCTAGTTTAGATATCTAAGCTAATAAAATCAATGGTTTTAGCCCTTAAAATATTTCTATTGATAATAAAATGATAATAATAATAGCACCTTGATTAATTCAAGGTGCTATATTTTTTTAACATTATAAATTCTTTACAGTGTTTCAGTACTATTAACAGTAGCTATAATTTTGTTCCTATTTATTCAACTCTTCTCTTTTTAAATAGTTTCTCAATACAGCAGCATATATTTTTCCAGATTTACTCACTGTTGACCCCACATATTTTTCAGAAATATATTCATAAATATCTTTATCATTTTCTTCAGAAAATTCTTCTAATATTTTTTTTATATATTTGCACATTACTCTAATTGAAAATTTTGAAGTATATATTTTTCTTTTAAAACTATGAGGAGAAACCTGTAAAGTTTTAGAAATTGTAGATATTTTCATTTGTGATACTCCTAAAGACATATCTTTTTTTATAGCTTTTTCATAAAAAATTTTAAAATATAACTTTTCTAAAATTTGAAATAATTTTTCTCCTCTATAAATATTTTCTAAAGCAAGAAGTGTTAATATTAATTTAGGATTTATATTATTCTGTTTTGAATATTTTTCAATCTCGTATTGATATTTGTTCCCAACATACTCAATATTTAAATCTAGATTATCTAACATAAAACTTACTTCATCTCTATAAATATCTAAATGTTTTTTTTCAAGATTGACATGACAAATATCAGTTATTATATAATCAATTAATGGAGCTATAACCACTAGCATAAAACTTATTATTATTCCGATACCAGAGTTATCTAAATAGTATATTTCTTTTCCAGAAACACTTAAAAAAATTAATTTATCCGTACCATATGCAACAGATACAACAATTACAATATAAAGTAAATACCTCGCTAATATTAAAATTTTATATTTATAATATGGAAATCTTAAAAGTTTAAAATATGCTATCGCTGGCCAAACGGTCAAAAAAGCTCCAAAAAAAAATCCAGTTACTATCTCTGAAGATGAATAACTAAATATTTTTTTCAATATTATGACTTCTATAATAATACAAAGTATTTTTATAAAAAAACTTTGTATTATACGCTCTTTTTCTTCAAAATTAAAATTACTTATTACTATCGATGTGTAACTCCTATGAAAATATAACTTATGGATATAATTAAAGAAAAAGAATACTAAAATTATGTTTATAATCTTTAAATTTACTGTCATCTCTCTACTCCTAAAAAACTTTAAAATCTAATTTATTACTATATATACCCTTTTATATTATAAATGTCAATTTCATCATTAGGATTCCCTTCTACTTTTTTAAATTCTATCGTTAATTTACTCTTGTTAATCTTTTATCTTCATCTCCATTATTCTTTTCTTTATTGATATATTTATATTCTTAATATGCACATCAATCATCTCTTTTCGTTTATCTGATTTTAAGTAGTCAAACCTTACTTCCTTTATTCTTTCAAGAAAGTCTATTTTAAATAAGATTGACTCTTCATTACATAATTTTCTAATATCTATTAATATATTACTTATTTCCTCCTCATAAAAAGGTGCATATTTAGATACCACTTCTGAAAAAATATTATACTCTTCACAAAATTTTGTATATCTATATACTCCTTTCTTCTTTCTTCTTCTTCACTTGGAAGAGTATCTAATGCAGGTGCTAAATTAAATGTCGCCACTTTTAATCTGAATAATTTTTCTGAAATTTCACTGTATATTTTAAATTCCATATCATATTGTAATTTTGTCACATATATATATTGATCTGAATCTTGCTTGATTTTTTGCTCCATTTTCATTTTATAAAAATAAGAGCTAAGAATAAAAATAGGTGTGAATATATTTATAACTAATTGTGAATATGGAACGTTTGAAATACTTAATATCAATATTAAAATAATATAAATAATATAAATAACTATTATCTTATTCATATTTTCCTCCCTTGTATTTTTAAGGATATTTTATCATTACTCTTACAAAATAAAAACTTATTTTAAGATAAATTGGTAGTGTTTAAAAGGTTTTTTTTTCATGAATTTTTATCAAATATTACTACTTCCTTTTATACATGCAGTCTGGGATTTCTTTTTTCTTATTAATACCTTTTACATTAATATTCAATTGGTATAGTTCTACCTTTTCTTTCGATAATCTCTTATACTCATTTTCACACCATTTAATTAAC
This genomic interval carries:
- a CDS encoding ParA family protein yields the protein MGKVITIKNNKGGVGKSWITLQLAHLATICDENQNDILIITSDSQNNILSYAGIEEDFNSGLDSWIKKGDGELIRLRQNLYYIPLTNYKISNSIGLKELIKTLKNKYKYIFIDATPTLNLDKNFIEMSDSILIPTFLDQVTTKSISNFIAETELEKLRVIMPNRFTRTKKEKDYYKSLEDIFKSSNITLTLPISQSGEIGKLIDRGKTIWESNNKKLKSIMIPFIDAWEALQ
- a CDS encoding MerR family transcriptional regulator, with amino-acid sequence MKEILTVKEVMEYFEIGESTAYKLIKSINDELQKEGFLILRGRVNRKRLFERMGLDN
- a CDS encoding site-specific integrase, which encodes MAVIKDSNGTWSARFYINTNKGKIRKRKRGFPTKKSALEWEREFLLKDAYSLRMSFKSLYELYKDDMQIRLREHTNKTKEYIIENKILPFFGKMQVEEITPIIVRKWQAHIIKSKNPKNNSPYSQTYIKSIHNQLTAIFNYAVKFHDLKENPCHKAGTIGKKNAGEMDIWTIDEFNTFIKLIEHKPLNYTGFNILFWTGIRIGELLALTIKDFDPNKKIIKINKSYQRLNGRDVITEPKTPKSNRVIDIPDNLVELIEEYKQHIYEADPNTRLFNCTKFLFENDMKIYSEKANLKKIRIHDLRHSHASFLINNNVNVLAIANRLGHEKIETTLNIYSHLYRESNNFMIDILNKA